Sequence from the Lysobacter capsici genome:
GTCGCGATCTGAAAACAGCGTTGGGGCTTGCGGGGTCAACTCAAGAGCGTCGGGCGGCTTTTACCATTCCCGACTCCCCATTCCCGATTCCCGGCTCTCAATACCCGCGCTTGCGCCGCAACCGCCGGGCGATGCCGGCGCGGGCGATCAGCGCGAACGCGCCGCCGAACGCGAAGCCGGCCAGATGCGCCGACCACGCCACCGCGCCGAAGGCCGGGCCGATGAAGGTGAACACCACCTGCAACGCCGCCCACACGCCGATCAGCAGCGGCGCGGGCACTTTGACGAACTGCAGGAACAGGCCCAGCGGCACCACCACGCCGAGCTTGGCGCTCGGGAACAGCGCCAGGTACGCGCCGATCAGCGCCGAGACCGCGCCGCTGGCGCCGATGATCAAGCGGTCCGGGGTGCCGATCGCGATCACCGCGGCCAGGTTGGCGACCGCGCCGCCGAACAGGAACAGCGCCAGCAGCCGCCACGGCCCCATCGCGCGCTCGGCCGGCAGGC
This genomic interval carries:
- a CDS encoding rhomboid family intramembrane serine protease; protein product: MFVTIPTRERTRLRWATPLLFALLWLCFIVSAVVLPDPEQRRLMLEWGALSGGLSSPLAWWDAVRDGSLLRLFSALFLHADWAHLLGNLVFLLIFGLPAERAMGPWRLLALFLFGGAVANLAAVIAIGTPDRLIIGASGAVSALIGAYLALFPSAKLGVVVPLGLFLQFVKVPAPLLIGVWAALQVVFTFIGPAFGAVAWSAHLAGFAFGGAFALIARAGIARRLRRKRGY